The nucleotide sequence AACCATCAGCACGACGACGCCGAGAGCAAACAGCGCTGCTGCCAGCGTCAGAATGCGGCGGCCGTTCTCGCGCAGGAAAGCGAGTGCGCCCGAGACGGTCAGCGATCCCTCGATCCGCGCAGGCGCAGCGCCGTCAGGCTTTGCCGCAGCAGCCCGCGGCGCTTCCCACGAAGCCGCAGGCTCCGTCGGGGCGATGCTTCGCGGAGATGCGCTTCGACCGAACGCCATAGGATTGGACTCGAAATCAACTGACAACCACGGCTCAGAGGCTTGCTACACCGTAAATATCCATGGTTAACCGGCGGTTACGGCTGGGAGCGCGGGGCGGTCATAGCTCGCGGCTTTGCTCAGCCGGAAACGCCGGTTCTTCGCTTCGAACATTCGCCTGCTGGCCTGCTCTCGGCCTTGCGCAGGAGTGGCGGGCCGTTCGGAACAGCTCATGCTCAAACCATTGAAATCGCTATTAGATAAATGCGGCGGGTTGCGCTGATCCCGACAATTTCCAAAACGGGTCAGAAGCGGCACGTGCTGCCCAGCCGGAAGGATGGCCAAGACGCGACCAATGCGTGGAGCCCCCGATGACAATTGTACTTGCCGACGCTTTGGCGATTAGATCAGCTCATTCACTCCGCGTTGCCGGGTACTGTGCCTGACCGTCGAGATCACTGGAGCCCGGCTTGCTTTGGCGTAACGCTTTCCTGACCGTGCTCGTTGCGCTCATTGCGGTGAGCTTTTTGCCATTGCTTCGGAGGCCGTGGCGCAATCCGGTTCGGTTCGATTCCAATCGGCCTTATCGGGCCTATACCCGAGACTACGACCTGGAGATCAAGGCCGACGATCTGGACGCCGTCCTGACGATGCTCCCTGACCGCCACTGGGCCGAGCGCTTTCCGGAGGTCGACGCGGAACCGCTGTACGACTTAGAAGCGGACCTTGCCGCTCGACGTGCGGGCATGGCGGCTTCCCAACCGCAAGACAGCTCCGCTCTTGGTGCCGCTGATGCGGTCGTGTCGCTGCTGATCGATCATTCCGGATCGATGCGGGGACAACCGATGCTGTTCGCGGCCAGGGCTGCGCTGGCCGCCTCCGACCTGCTCGACAGCCTCGGCGCAAGGCAGGAAGTGCTCGGCTTCACGACGACGCGCTGGAAGGGCGGCCGGAGCCGGGAAAAATGGCTGAGCGACAGCCAACCTTCCTATCCCGGGCGATTGAACGACCTGCTGCATATCGTCTATTGCAGCACCGACGAGAAGCTGAGCGCGCGACGCTGTGCCACCATGCTGCGGCGAGATCTCGTCAAGGAGAATATCGACGGCGAAGCCATCGAGTGGGCAGCGTCGCGTTTGCGCCGGCGCGAAGAGAGGCGAAAATATCTGATCGTGCTGTCCGACGGTGCGCCGGTCGACGATTCCACTTTGCTCACGAATGGCGACGGGTATCTGATCCACCATTTGCGCCAAATCATCGGCGAGATCGAGCAGGCCGGCGACGTCCAGATTGCGGCGATAGGCATCGGCCATCCGGTCGAGCAATATTACAAGGACGGCGTCACCATCGGCTCTCCGGAAGAGCTGGAGAGCACGCTGCTTCAGCTCATCAACCGGCTCATTGTTGCACCTCGATGTTCGCGTCCTTGACCAGCTTGCGCCAGCGGTCCTCCTCCTGCCCCACATAGCGATCGAGCGCTTCCGGAGAGCCGCCAACCATGATGAGGCCTTCGTTGGCCTCGAGTTGCTTGAAGCCACCGGACTGAACGGCCTTTGCGACCGCCTGATTCAGGCGGGCAATCACGGGCGCGGGCGTCTTGGCCGGGGCGTACAATCCGTACCAGGACTCGGCGGCATAGCCGGGCACGCCTGCCTCGGCGACGGTCGGCAGTTGCGGAAACGCCGCCGAACGCTCGGCGGATGTGACCGCCAGCGCCCGGAGCTGGCCCGCAGCCACCAGCGAGGCCGCGCTTGCCACGGTGGTGAACATCACATCGATCTGCCCGCCCAGGAGATCGCTGATCGCGGGCGCCGCGCCCTTGTAGGGCACCGCCGTCATCTTGACCTTCGCCATCGCGTTGAACAGCTCGCCCGCGAGATGGGCCGAGGTGCCGGTGCCGAACGTCCCGAAATTGAGCTTGCCCGGATTGGCCTTGGCTTCAGCGATCAGATCGGCGATCGAGTTGATCTTGGATGCAGGGTTGACGACGACGATATTGAAGGACCGCGCGATCAGCGAGACCGCCGCGAAATCCTTGTGCGGATCGAACGGCAGCTTGTTGTACAGGCTCGGGTTGACTGCGTGGGCGAAGGTCGCCATCAGCAGCGAGTAGCCGTCGGGCTCGCTGGTGGCGACCGTCTGGGTTCCGATGATGGTCCCGGCGCCCGGCTTGTTCTCGATGATGACGGATTTGCCGAGGTCCGTCTGGATGTCCTGCGCCGTCGTACGCGCGATGATGTCGGTCCCGCCGCCGGCTGCGAAGGGCACCACGATCTTGATGATCTTTTCTGGATATTCCGCGCGCGCCGGCGCAACGCCCAGTCCTGCGACCATCGGCATGACGGCAAAGGCGAGGATGGCGAGGTCCAGCCAGCGCCGTACGGCGAAACCCTTCTTGCGAGCGCCGTCGTGATTGATGATGTCGCCAATGGCCATCTGGAGCTCCATGCGATCTTGTTCAGACATTGAGAACGACCAATCCGTCGGCTGCCTTCACGCCCTGGCCCGCCGGCAATACGAAAACCGGATTGATCTCGGCTTCAGTGAGGTGGTCGCCGAGTTGCGCAACCATGCGCGAGAAAGCGACGATCGTTGCGGCGAGCGCTTCGACATCGCATTTCGGCCGGCCCCGAAAGCCGTCCAGCAAGGGCCACGTGACGAGATCGCGCGCCATCGCGCGAGCCTCGGCCATGCCGAGGCCGCCCTCCGGTGGGAGCAGGCGCATCGTCGTATCCTTGAGCAGTTCGGCGGTGACGCCGCCCATTCCGAGCAGGATCGCTGTCCCTAAGGGATCGCGATGCATCCCGAGAATGATCTCGACGCCACCTGAAATCATCTCCTGAACCAGGAATTGGTCGGGTCGCTTCCCGGCTCTCGCCTCGACCTCCTCCGCCATCACGGTCAGGCGGCCGCCGATCGTTTCGGTGGTCAGGCCAACCGCGACGCCGCCGACGTCGCTCTTGTGCGCAATCTCGCGCGAGAGAATCTTGAGCACGACCCGGCCACCGAAGTCGCGCGCCGCCTGCTCCGCTTCGCCCGATGTTGCGACCACCTTCTCCGCCACGACCGGAACGTCGAAGCGCGCGAACAGGGTCTTGGCCTGTGCTTCATCAAGCGATCCCGCCGGAAAGTCGCCGAGATCGACCGCCGGCGCGATCGAACCGGATGTCTGGACCTGTTCCGGCATGCTGGCCCGCAAGAGCCCGTCGAGCGCGGCGGCACAGCTCTCGGCGGACGTATAAGCCGGGACGCCGCGCCGGGTGAGGACGGAGACCACGTCGGGCGCGTGGGGACTCACATAGGCGATGACGGGCTTGTCGCTCATCGGCAGGCAATCGTGGATGGCATCGGCCATCAGGGCCGGCGATCCCACGGCCGACGAGCCGACAATGATGGTCAGCGCATCGTAGGATGGACTTGCAAGCAGGATGCGGATCGCGGCGCGAAGCAGAT is from Bradyrhizobium xenonodulans and encodes:
- a CDS encoding tripartite tricarboxylate transporter substrate binding protein, with protein sequence MAIGDIINHDGARKKGFAVRRWLDLAILAFAVMPMVAGLGVAPARAEYPEKIIKIVVPFAAGGGTDIIARTTAQDIQTDLGKSVIIENKPGAGTIIGTQTVATSEPDGYSLLMATFAHAVNPSLYNKLPFDPHKDFAAVSLIARSFNIVVVNPASKINSIADLIAEAKANPGKLNFGTFGTGTSAHLAGELFNAMAKVKMTAVPYKGAAPAISDLLGGQIDVMFTTVASAASLVAAGQLRALAVTSAERSAAFPQLPTVAEAGVPGYAAESWYGLYAPAKTPAPVIARLNQAVAKAVQSGGFKQLEANEGLIMVGGSPEALDRYVGQEEDRWRKLVKDANIEVQQ
- a CDS encoding cobaltochelatase CobT-related protein, yielding MLWRNAFLTVLVALIAVSFLPLLRRPWRNPVRFDSNRPYRAYTRDYDLEIKADDLDAVLTMLPDRHWAERFPEVDAEPLYDLEADLAARRAGMAASQPQDSSALGAADAVVSLLIDHSGSMRGQPMLFAARAALAASDLLDSLGARQEVLGFTTTRWKGGRSREKWLSDSQPSYPGRLNDLLHIVYCSTDEKLSARRCATMLRRDLVKENIDGEAIEWAASRLRRREERRKYLIVLSDGAPVDDSTLLTNGDGYLIHHLRQIIGEIEQAGDVQIAAIGIGHPVEQYYKDGVTIGSPEELESTLLQLINRLIVAPRCSRP